Proteins from one Triticum aestivum cultivar Chinese Spring chromosome 7A, IWGSC CS RefSeq v2.1, whole genome shotgun sequence genomic window:
- the LOC123152473 gene encoding syntaxin-124 yields the protein MNDLFSSSSFKKYADANPETSAADMEAGGMNGANLDQFFSDVEAVKEDLKGFETLHKRLQSTNEETKTAHDARTIKALRSRMDGDVEQVLKRAKAVKAKLEALKSDNANSRKAPDWGPGSSVDRTRTSVVAGLGKKLKDIMDDFQGLRAKMAAEYKETVARRYFTVTGEHAEESTIDSLISSGESESFLQKAIQDQGRGQVMDTISEIQERSDAVKDIERSLMDLHQVFQDMAALVEAQGHQLNDIESHVAHASSFVRRGTVELEQAHEIQKDTRKWMCFAVLGGIALVVVLVTPVLINLHILTLR from the exons ATGAACGACCTTTTCTCGTCGAGCTCGTTCAAGAAGTATGCGGACGCGAACCCGGAGACGTCGGCGGCCGACATGGAGGCCGGCGGCATGAACGGGGCGAACCTGGACCAGTTCTTCTCGGACGTGGAGGCCGTGAAGGAGGACTTAAAGGGCTTCGAGACCCTGCACAAGCGGCTGCAGTCCACCAACGAGGAGACCAAGACGGCGCACGACGCCCGCACCATCAAGGCCCTCCGCTCCCGCATGGACGGCGACGTCGAGCAGGTGCTCAAGCGCGCCAAGGCCGTCAAGGCCAAGCTCGAGGCGCTCAAGAGCGACAACGCCAACTCCCGCAAGGCGCCCGACTGGGGCCCCGGGTCCTCCGTCGACCGAACCCGCACCTCCGTCGTCGCCGGCCTCGGCAAGAAGCTCAAGGATATCATGGACGACTTCCAG GGGCTGAGGGCGAAGATGGCGGCGGAGTACAAGGAGACGGTGGCGCGGCGGTACTTCACGGTGACGGGCGAGCACGCGGAGGAGAGCACGATCGACTCGCTCATCTCGTCCGGGGAGAGCGAGTCGTTCCTGCAGAAGGCGATCCAGGACCAGGGGCGCGGGCAGGTGATGGACACCATCTCGGAGATCCAGGAGCGGAGCGACGCCGTCAAGGACATCGAGCGCAGCCTCATGGATCTGCACCAGGTGTTCCAAGACATGGCGgcgctggtggaggcgcaggggcACCAGCTCAACGACATCGAGAGCCACGTCGCGCACGCCAGCTCCTTCGTGCGCCGGGGCACCGTCGAGCTGGAGCAGGCGCACGAGATCCAGAAGGACACCCGCAAATGGATGTGCTTCGCCGTCCTCGGCGGCATCGcgctcgtcgtcgtcctcgtcacgCCGGTGCTCATCAACCTCCACATCTTGACGCTCAGATGA